A window of the Anoplopoma fimbria isolate UVic2021 breed Golden Eagle Sablefish chromosome 17, Afim_UVic_2022, whole genome shotgun sequence genome harbors these coding sequences:
- the gpx1b gene encoding glutathione peroxidase 1b, translating into MARMAAKFYDLSAKLLTGETFNFSSLQGKVVLIENVASLUGTTTRDYTQMNELHERYAGKGLVILGVPCNQFGHQENCKNEEILMSLKYIRPGNGFEPKFQLLEKVDVNGKDAHPLFVFLRGKLPFPSDEPAALITDPKLIIWSPVCRDDVAWNFEKFLIGPDGVPFKRYSRRFLTSDIEGDIKKLLSQAN; encoded by the exons ATGGCAAGAATGGCGGCGAAATTTTACGACCTCTCGGCCAAACTGTTGACGGGAGAAACGTTTAATTTCTCATCCCTGCAGGGCAAAGTTGTCCTCATCGAGAATGTCGCATCTCTCTGAGGTACGACCACCAGGGATTACACCCAGATGAACGAGCTCCACGAGCGGTACGCCGGCAAGGGGCTCGTGATCCTGGGAGTGCCCTGTAACCAGTTCGGCCACCAG GAGAACTGCAAGAATGAGGAAATCCTCATGTCTCTGAAGTATATCCGTCCTGGAAACGGCTTCGAGCCAAAGTTTCAGCTCCTGGAGAAGGTGGATGTGAACGGGAAAGATGCCCATCCCCTGTTTGTGTTCCTGAGGGGGAAGCTGCCATTCCCCAGCGACGAGCCAGCAGCCCTGATCACTGACCCCAAGCTAATCATCTGGAGCCCGGTCTGCAGGGACGACGTGGCCTGGAACTTCGAAAAGTTCCTCATCGGGCCGGATGGAGTGCCGTTCAAGCGCTACAGCAGGAGGTTCCTCACCAGCGACATCGAGGGTGACATCAAGAAGCTCCTCAGCCAGGCCAACTAA